A genome region from Solirubrobacter pauli includes the following:
- a CDS encoding chromate transporter, with translation MASVPLTTVLREWGRIGALGFGGPPAHVALLRDLTVERRQWIDQREFEDAFAACNLLPGPASTQMSIYCAQRVAGRTGALVGGLAFILPGLIVCLVIAAVALQGTPPAAVDAFGMGAAAAVVAVVAQAGLKLIDPRRGLPYVIAGVLGAALTGPYVVAILLAAGLCELGRHKLLSVAWPALIWLAAKVGALSYGGGYVIIPLMYGDAVEAHGWLTEQAFANAVAYGQITPGPVTHTVALVGYGAGGLAPALVATAVAFAPSFAFIMLGARHFGRLRTSPNARAFLDGAGPAAAGAILGAAVPLLTAIDVTWQWFVLAAAAVALLLRVPPLAVLVGGALAGVATTLF, from the coding sequence GTGGCCTCCGTCCCCCTCACCACGGTGCTGCGCGAGTGGGGCCGCATCGGCGCCCTCGGCTTCGGCGGCCCGCCCGCCCACGTCGCGCTCTTGCGCGACCTCACGGTCGAGCGGCGCCAGTGGATCGACCAGCGCGAGTTCGAGGACGCGTTCGCCGCCTGCAACCTGCTGCCCGGCCCGGCCAGCACGCAGATGTCGATCTACTGCGCCCAGCGCGTCGCCGGGCGCACGGGCGCGCTGGTCGGCGGCCTCGCCTTCATCCTGCCGGGGCTCATCGTCTGCCTCGTGATCGCCGCCGTCGCCCTGCAGGGCACGCCGCCCGCCGCGGTCGACGCGTTCGGGATGGGCGCGGCGGCGGCGGTCGTCGCGGTCGTCGCGCAGGCCGGCCTGAAGCTGATCGACCCGCGCCGCGGACTCCCGTACGTGATCGCCGGCGTGCTTGGTGCCGCGCTGACCGGGCCGTACGTCGTCGCGATCCTGCTCGCCGCCGGCCTGTGCGAGCTCGGCCGCCACAAGTTGCTGAGCGTCGCCTGGCCGGCGCTGATCTGGCTCGCGGCGAAGGTCGGCGCGCTGTCGTACGGCGGCGGCTACGTGATCATCCCGCTGATGTACGGCGACGCCGTCGAGGCGCACGGCTGGCTCACCGAGCAGGCCTTCGCCAACGCGGTCGCGTACGGGCAGATCACGCCCGGCCCGGTCACGCACACGGTCGCGCTCGTCGGCTACGGCGCCGGCGGCCTCGCTCCGGCGCTCGTCGCCACCGCGGTGGCCTTCGCGCCCAGCTTCGCCTTCATCATGCTCGGCGCGCGCCACTTCGGCCGCCTGCGCACGAGCCCGAACGCGCGCGCGTTCCTCGACGGTGCCGGGCCGGCCGCCGCCGGAGCGATCCTCGGCGCGGCCGTGCCGCTCCTCACCGCGATCGACGTGACGTGGCAGTGGTTCGTGCTCGCGGCCGCCGCCGTGGCGCTGTTGCTGCGCGTCCCGCCGCTCGCCGTGCTGGTCGGCGGCGCGTTGGCGGGCGTCGCCACTACGCTCTTCTAG
- a CDS encoding replication-associated recombination protein A has product MGSLFDLPEEPPATSPSQAAADQPLAARMRPRTLEQFVGQTHLLGPSSALRTAIQSGEPHSMILYGPPGTGKTTLARMLAEYADAAFEELSAVEAGRAQVREVMERARERRRSGRHTIFFLDEIHRFNKAQQDALLPAVEEGLVVLVGATTENPYFEVNSALISRAQIYELQELTPDDIAGLLRRALDEVGASVSTEVIEFISSRSAGDARSSLNALELALDTAARTGEPVTLADAEDAMQRKALRYDKAGDQHYDYISAFIKSVRGSDPDAGLYYLAAMIEGGEDPRYIARRIIVLASEDVGNADPQALSVAVAAAQAVEHVGLPECTYALSQATIYLAMAPKSNVAGTAFGRARAEIKEHGAKIPPTALRTAAYPAAKKLGRGIGYDYPHDHPGHVNDQEHLPEGREHVRFFDPGDAEPELAERLKRIRNARGRDA; this is encoded by the coding sequence ATGGGAAGTCTCTTCGACCTGCCCGAGGAGCCGCCGGCAACGAGTCCTTCACAGGCGGCGGCCGACCAGCCGCTGGCGGCGCGCATGCGGCCGCGGACGCTCGAGCAGTTCGTGGGGCAGACGCATCTGCTCGGCCCGTCGAGCGCGCTGCGCACCGCGATCCAGTCGGGCGAGCCGCACTCGATGATCCTCTACGGGCCGCCCGGCACCGGCAAGACGACGCTCGCGCGGATGCTCGCCGAGTACGCCGACGCGGCGTTCGAGGAGCTGTCGGCGGTCGAGGCGGGGCGCGCGCAGGTGCGCGAGGTGATGGAGCGGGCGCGCGAGCGGCGGCGCTCGGGCCGGCACACGATCTTCTTCCTCGACGAGATCCACCGCTTCAACAAGGCCCAGCAGGACGCGCTGCTGCCGGCGGTGGAGGAAGGGCTGGTCGTGCTGGTCGGCGCGACGACCGAGAACCCGTACTTCGAGGTCAACTCCGCGCTCATCTCGCGCGCCCAGATCTACGAGCTGCAGGAGCTGACGCCCGACGACATCGCGGGCCTGCTGCGGCGCGCGCTCGACGAGGTGGGGGCCAGCGTGTCCACCGAGGTGATCGAGTTCATCTCTTCGCGCTCGGCGGGGGACGCGCGGTCCTCGCTGAACGCGCTAGAGCTGGCGCTGGACACCGCCGCGCGGACCGGCGAGCCCGTGACGCTCGCCGACGCCGAGGACGCGATGCAGCGCAAGGCCCTGCGCTACGACAAGGCCGGCGACCAGCACTACGACTACATCAGCGCGTTCATCAAGTCCGTGCGCGGGTCCGACCCCGACGCCGGGCTCTACTACCTGGCGGCGATGATCGAGGGCGGCGAGGACCCGCGCTACATCGCGCGGCGGATCATCGTGCTGGCGTCGGAGGACGTCGGCAACGCGGACCCGCAGGCGCTGAGCGTCGCGGTCGCCGCCGCGCAGGCGGTCGAGCACGTCGGGCTGCCGGAGTGCACCTACGCGCTCTCGCAGGCGACGATCTACCTGGCGATGGCGCCCAAGTCCAACGTCGCCGGCACGGCCTTCGGACGCGCGCGGGCGGAGATCAAAGAGCACGGGGCGAAGATCCCGCCGACCGCGCTGCGGACCGCCGCATACCCGGCCGCGAAGAAGCTCGGCCGCGGCATCGGCTACGACTACCCGCACGACCACCCGGGCCACGTCAACGACCAGGAGCACCTGCCCGAGGGCCGTGAGC